A single Cupriavidus sp. D39 DNA region contains:
- a CDS encoding VOC family protein, whose product MQLLINIDVDDLAHGVGFYQHGLGLRLARKLFDGSVAEMLGGSAPIYLLAKAQGTRPSTRADGRRDYRRHWTPVHLDFVVEDLEIAVERALEAGAELEDWPQDFAWGRQAMLSDPFGHGLCFIEWKGDGYGPAEAGEQAREAVLQDR is encoded by the coding sequence ATGCAATTGCTGATCAATATCGACGTCGACGACCTCGCGCACGGCGTCGGCTTCTACCAGCACGGCCTCGGGCTGCGCCTGGCGCGCAAGCTGTTCGACGGCTCCGTGGCGGAAATGCTGGGCGGCAGCGCGCCGATCTACCTGCTGGCCAAGGCACAGGGCACCAGGCCCAGCACGCGCGCCGATGGACGGCGCGACTATCGCCGGCACTGGACGCCGGTGCATCTCGACTTTGTGGTGGAGGACCTGGAAATCGCAGTGGAACGCGCGCTGGAAGCCGGTGCCGAGTTGGAGGACTGGCCGCAGGATTTCGCCTGGGGGCGGCAGGCGATGCTGTCCGACCCTTTTGGCCATGGGCTGTGCTTTATCGAGTGGAAAGGTGATGGCTATGGCCCGGCCGAGGCGGGAGAGCAAGCCAGGGAGGCCGTGTTGCAGGACCGGTAG
- a CDS encoding SRPBCC family protein translates to MRFEHLVEINDPQNIQLDPLTPEQLWQGLVLRSAEPELFVMGLDRAEIVEQGDDWVERKLHFGKATIRDRVVFEQRRVVRYETAPTDEHAGGTLTMAIETPGPGALLLRFVYETTMPTVDDSGDDRFAEIVKSAYHEADLDTVRKIRELAALGRLG, encoded by the coding sequence TTGCGTTTCGAGCACCTGGTGGAGATCAACGATCCACAAAATATCCAGTTGGACCCGCTCACGCCGGAGCAGCTCTGGCAAGGGCTGGTGCTGCGCAGTGCCGAGCCCGAGCTGTTTGTGATGGGGCTGGACCGCGCGGAGATCGTGGAGCAGGGCGACGACTGGGTCGAGCGCAAGCTGCATTTCGGCAAGGCCACGATCCGCGACCGCGTCGTTTTCGAGCAACGCCGTGTCGTGCGCTATGAAACCGCCCCCACCGACGAGCACGCCGGCGGCACCCTGACCATGGCGATCGAGACGCCGGGACCGGGCGCGTTGCTGCTACGCTTTGTCTACGAAACCACCATGCCCACGGTGGACGACAGCGGCGATGACCGCTTCGCCGAAATCGTCAAGTCGGCCTATCACGAGGCCGACCTCGACACCGTGCGCAAGATCCGCGAACTGGCCGCCCTCGGACGGCTGGGGTGA
- a CDS encoding acyl-CoA dehydrogenase family protein, translating into MPNFGPDLSDPFVARAVVLREAFHTDAVARDKAGGRPIEPIRLLKESGLLSAGIPTGYGGGGASWLSLLRVVREFARTDGSLAHLFGYHHLPVHAVQARGTPAQQERWLRAAAQEQWLWSNSGNALSKTSSAQRAPGNDGWLVTGFRPFSSGSHVADVIQLAWENALGQRLMGVVPADRAGIVIEDDWDGIGQRQTGSGTVTFNGVLVRDDELLGKPDDPLTPFASLTTLLQQSVLLNVFVGTAQGALDEGRAYTATQSRPWIHAGVERHVDDPWVQRKYGELAIRTLAATELADQAARSLDAIYGYGQALTLAQRGPVAIELATANLYAGETGLAVSNEIFEVMGARSATNANGFDRFWRNVRTHTLHNPAEYKKRTVGTWLLTGEFPRLPSIAEPAEHHEPRLLACAPNIRLRLPTETPS; encoded by the coding sequence ATGCCCAACTTCGGTCCGGATCTGAGCGATCCCTTCGTCGCCCGCGCAGTGGTGCTGCGCGAGGCCTTCCATACCGATGCCGTCGCCCGCGACAAGGCTGGCGGCCGGCCCATCGAACCAATCCGCTTGCTCAAGGAAAGCGGCCTGCTCTCAGCCGGCATTCCCACGGGGTACGGCGGGGGCGGTGCCTCGTGGCTGTCACTGCTGCGCGTGGTGCGGGAATTCGCGCGTACCGATGGCTCGTTGGCCCACCTGTTCGGCTACCACCATCTGCCCGTGCACGCCGTGCAGGCGCGCGGCACGCCCGCGCAGCAGGAGCGCTGGCTGCGCGCCGCTGCCCAGGAGCAATGGCTGTGGAGCAACTCGGGCAATGCGCTGTCGAAAACGTCCAGCGCGCAGCGCGCGCCCGGCAACGATGGCTGGCTGGTCACCGGATTCCGGCCCTTCTCCAGCGGCAGCCATGTGGCGGACGTGATCCAGCTTGCCTGGGAGAATGCGCTCGGCCAGCGCCTGATGGGCGTGGTGCCGGCGGATCGCGCGGGCATCGTGATCGAGGATGACTGGGACGGCATCGGCCAGCGCCAGACCGGCAGCGGCACCGTGACGTTCAACGGCGTGCTGGTGCGCGACGACGAGCTGCTTGGCAAGCCTGACGATCCGCTCACCCCTTTCGCATCGCTGACCACCCTGTTGCAGCAAAGCGTGCTGCTCAATGTCTTCGTCGGCACGGCACAGGGCGCGCTGGACGAAGGCCGCGCCTACACCGCCACGCAATCGCGTCCGTGGATCCACGCGGGCGTGGAGCGCCATGTCGATGATCCGTGGGTCCAGCGCAAATACGGTGAGCTCGCCATCCGCACCTTGGCGGCGACCGAGCTGGCCGACCAGGCGGCGCGCAGCCTGGATGCGATCTATGGCTACGGACAGGCGCTGACGCTGGCGCAGCGCGGGCCGGTAGCCATCGAGCTGGCTACCGCCAACCTGTACGCCGGGGAGACCGGACTGGCCGTATCGAACGAGATCTTCGAGGTGATGGGCGCGCGTTCTGCCACCAACGCCAATGGCTTCGACCGCTTCTGGCGCAACGTGCGCACCCACACGCTGCACAACCCGGCCGAGTACAAGAAACGCACGGTGGGCACATGGTTGCTCACGGGCGAATTCCCTCGCCTGCCATCTATCGCTGAACCCGCCGAACACCATGAGCCGCGACTGCTGGCCTGCGCGCCCAACATTCGATTACGGCTACCGACCGAGACCCCATCATGA
- a CDS encoding helix-turn-helix domain-containing protein, whose protein sequence is MAKRTIDGIEIETGSGNVFADLGLPDAEKLKIKSGLVIEIARAVRRLGLTQEEAGRRMGIAQPKVSSMLRGDFANLSERKLMECLTRLGYDIEIKVTLAAEPVGHLTLALA, encoded by the coding sequence ATGGCAAAGCGCACGATTGACGGCATCGAGATCGAAACGGGCTCCGGCAATGTCTTTGCCGACCTGGGCCTGCCCGATGCCGAGAAGCTCAAGATCAAATCCGGCCTCGTGATCGAGATCGCGCGCGCCGTGCGTCGCCTCGGGCTGACCCAGGAAGAAGCGGGGCGCCGGATGGGCATTGCGCAGCCGAAGGTGTCGAGCATGCTGCGAGGTGACTTTGCCAACTTGTCCGAACGCAAATTGATGGAGTGCCTGACCCGGCTGGGTTACGACATCGAAATCAAAGTCACGCTTGCGGCAGAGCCGGTAGGGCATTTGACGCTTGCACTCGCATAA
- a CDS encoding acyl-CoA dehydrogenase family protein: protein MTANVAYLRAQAEPAPTLFEPDTSNPFIARAVALRDRFAEDAIARDQAGGKPAEQIRLLKEHGLLALLLPREIGGQGETWSTVLRITRLFAQVDGSLGHLFGYHYSSLLSPRLRNAPQKALSLWRRSAEGNWFWGNTANSFSKSLFGRREGEWFVLDGYRPFTSGSHVADFLAIAWEDADSGERRFAAIPADRQGILIEDDWDGIGQRQTGSGRVTYRGVRVHESEVLGQPVPLNPTGAPAEPYRTVTPLQQQSVLLNVFIGTAQGALRAGREYTVHQSRPWIHSGVERHVDDPWVRRQYGELWVKTQAATALADRALLALDGVIARGEALAAEERGAAAVAIAAANVLAGEVALQVSSEIFEVTGARSAVRKTGLDRFWRNVRIHTLHNPSEYKTRNVGRWVLGEGHPEPGTYQ from the coding sequence ATGACCGCCAACGTCGCCTATCTCCGCGCACAGGCTGAACCAGCGCCCACGCTGTTCGAGCCCGACACCAGCAACCCATTCATCGCCCGCGCCGTCGCACTGCGCGATCGCTTCGCCGAAGACGCCATCGCCCGCGACCAGGCCGGCGGGAAACCGGCGGAGCAGATTCGCTTGCTCAAGGAGCACGGCCTGCTTGCGCTGCTGCTGCCACGCGAAATCGGCGGCCAGGGCGAAACCTGGTCGACCGTGCTGCGCATCACGCGCCTGTTCGCGCAGGTGGATGGCTCGCTCGGCCATCTGTTCGGCTATCACTACAGCAGCCTGCTGAGCCCGCGCTTGCGCAACGCGCCGCAGAAGGCTTTGAGCCTGTGGCGCCGCTCGGCCGAGGGCAACTGGTTCTGGGGCAACACGGCGAACAGCTTTTCCAAGAGCCTGTTTGGCCGGCGCGAAGGCGAATGGTTCGTGCTGGACGGCTATCGCCCCTTCACTTCCGGCTCGCATGTGGCCGACTTCCTGGCGATTGCCTGGGAAGACGCCGACAGCGGCGAGCGCCGCTTTGCCGCGATTCCCGCGGACCGCCAAGGCATCTTGATCGAGGACGACTGGGACGGCATCGGCCAGCGCCAGACCGGCAGCGGCCGCGTCACCTACCGGGGCGTGCGCGTGCACGAGAGCGAAGTGCTCGGCCAGCCGGTGCCGTTGAACCCCACCGGCGCGCCGGCCGAGCCCTACCGCACGGTCACGCCGCTGCAGCAGCAAAGCGTGCTGCTCAATGTGTTTATCGGCACGGCGCAGGGCGCGCTGCGCGCAGGGCGTGAATACACGGTGCATCAGTCGCGCCCGTGGATCCACTCGGGCGTGGAGCGCCATGTCGACGACCCGTGGGTGCGCCGGCAATACGGCGAGCTCTGGGTCAAGACCCAGGCCGCCACCGCGCTGGCCGACCGCGCGCTGCTTGCGCTCGACGGCGTGATTGCGCGCGGAGAAGCGCTCGCCGCCGAGGAACGCGGCGCAGCGGCCGTGGCCATCGCGGCGGCCAACGTGCTGGCTGGCGAGGTCGCGCTGCAGGTCTCCAGCGAGATCTTCGAGGTCACCGGCGCGCGCTCGGCGGTGCGCAAGACCGGCCTGGACCGCTTCTGGCGCAACGTGCGCATCCATACCCTGCACAACCCGTCCGAGTACAAGACCCGCAATGTCGGCCGCTGGGTGCTGGGCGAAGGCCATCCCGAACCGGGGACCTACCAATGA
- a CDS encoding SGNH/GDSL hydrolase family protein, translated as MNALPSPDTRSDTLCAVDPLQVLVYADSLSWGIVPGTRQRLPWPVRWPGRLELALNGAIAKGQRPVRILEDCLNGRRTVWDDPFKPGRNGIQGLAQRIEMHSPLALVILMLGSNDFQSMHPHHAWHAAQGIGALLDTIRGAPIEPGMPVPPVLVLVPPPITTPRGPLAPKFAGGEHKCVGLAQAFQEVCRARGCDCFDTGTVIHSSEVDGVHLDAADHIALGDALVPVVNALLVPMRA; from the coding sequence ATGAACGCCCTGCCGTCTCCCGACACCCGATCCGACACCCTTTGCGCCGTCGACCCGCTGCAGGTACTGGTCTACGCCGACTCGTTGTCCTGGGGCATCGTGCCGGGCACGCGACAGCGCCTTCCCTGGCCCGTGCGCTGGCCCGGCCGCCTGGAACTCGCCCTGAACGGCGCGATCGCCAAAGGGCAACGCCCGGTGCGCATACTGGAAGACTGCCTCAACGGCCGCCGCACGGTCTGGGACGATCCCTTCAAGCCGGGCCGCAACGGCATCCAGGGCCTGGCGCAGCGCATCGAGATGCACTCGCCGCTGGCGCTGGTGATCCTGATGCTCGGCAGCAACGATTTCCAGTCCATGCACCCGCATCACGCCTGGCACGCCGCGCAAGGCATCGGCGCCCTGCTCGACACCATCCGCGGCGCGCCGATCGAGCCCGGCATGCCCGTACCGCCGGTGCTGGTGCTGGTGCCCCCGCCCATCACCACGCCGCGCGGGCCGCTGGCGCCGAAATTTGCCGGTGGCGAGCACAAATGCGTGGGGCTGGCGCAAGCCTTCCAGGAAGTCTGCCGCGCGCGCGGATGCGACTGTTTCGACACCGGGACGGTGATCCACAGCAGCGAAGTCGACGGCGTGCACCTGGACGCCGCCGACCATATCGCCCTGGGCGATGCGCTGGTGCCCGTGGTCAATGCCTTGCTGGTGCCCATGCGCGCCTGA